AGCTTCCGGCTTCCGTCGGTCTGAACGAAATATTTGAAAGTAAGGAAGGGAGCGGGCCAAAAGAGGTCCGTCACCACCGGAGGATTTCCTTTGTAAATATTGAGCAACGCCAACTTGGCGAATTTGCCGTCGGCCGTTTTGAGGACGAACGTCCTGTTTTTGATCGGCACGCAAATATGATTGCTGAGGGAATAGAAGAACCAGCCATACCCATTGCCGCTGTCCCACCCCACGCCGTGCACGCCTTTACTCTCGAAATCCGCGTCGGACGGCGCTTCTGTTACCTGGTCGTACGGTTTTTCGACGATGATCATGGCGCCTTTGCCGGGGCCGCCTGCGCCGGGCGTTCCGGTATAGGTCCCGTTATTCACGACCACGTAGGAATTGTATTCCTGCGTGAAGGCGATGTCCCAGTCGAGGTTCTTTAAATACTGCGCGGAGTCGGCGGTGGTTTTGATGAGGCGCGACTGTTTGGTGGAGAAGCTAAATATGAGGGAGAAAAACGGCCGTTGCTCTTTGCCTTCGCCGGGCTCGCCGACGGAAGCGCCCGTGTCCGCCTGGAGATCGGAGATCAACGTGCTGGGAGAGCCTGTGGGGACGGGGGGATCGTTGCTATCCTTCCCGCAGGACGCGATCAGGACGGCTACTGCTATGATCAGGAATCGTAATTTCATTGGGTTGTGGTTAGAATCGCAAATTTCAGTGCAACTGCTGACCACTTCCGGAAAATCACCAACCCATTCAGGAAATATGGAATGTTTCCGTTTCGGGTAACCGAATTTCCGCCGAAGGTTGATGACAATTCGATGACATGCTTACCTTTATTCCATCAAAAAAGACAATACTATGATAAATCACTATGTTGCCATTAACTACATCACTTGCAACGATGACTTTAAAGACCGTTTCGAGCAGATGTTTGCCACCCGTGCGCACGCGATCGATACCATGCCTGGTTTCATCAATATGCATGTGCTCCGGCCCGAGAAGCCCGGAGACGCATACCTGATCGTCAGCTACTGGGAATCGGAGAACGCATTCCGGGAATGGATGAAGTCGCCCGCTTTCACCGCCGGCCACCAGCGCGGGTTCGACGAGCTGGCGAAAGCCAAAGCGGAAGGCCGGCCCGCACCGATGTCAAGCGATTTCAAGATTTACCGCATCATCAGCGAATAAAAAATGAAAGCACCCAATAAGGAGGCCATCCTGAAATGGCTGAAGAGACTAGGCTTCTGGGGATTTGTATTCTTCCTCGTAAAAGGCCTCGTGTGGCTCGCCATATTTTACTGGCTGGCCACCTGACCTGGTACTTTGCCGCAAATGCCAAAACGCCGCGTGGCGGGGGATTTCATGTCTCCTGTTGCGCGGCTTTTCTTTTTATACGTCTCCGCCCTTTATCCTTCCCGGCGCATAGCCGAAATATTTTTTGAACGCCCGCGTAAAATGTGCGGTGTGTTTGTATCCGGACAGGTACGCCACTTCGGATACCTGCTTCCCTTGCCCCAGCAATTCCCTGGCATGCGCCATTTTAATCCCCTGCAAATATCCGTACACCGTGGTGCCGAACACCTGTTTGAAATGGCTTTTCAGATAGGCGTCGTTGGTGCCCACCTGGTGCGCCAGGTCGATGAGGGTACAGGGGCTGTGGATATTACTGGCGATGATGTCGCGCACCATGTGCATGCGTTCCACGTCTTCCTTCCTGAGCGTGCGCGCGCTTTCGCTGGGTCGCAGCCCGGCCATCTGCTCGTATTGCGCCAGCTGGATCGCCAGCAGCTCGATGGTTTTCGCTCTCAGGAACAATTGCTTGTAACGTCCTTCCAGCGGGCAATGCAGCATGTCGTACAGGATCGTGCTGATCGATGACTGCAAAGGCAGGTTCACGGCGCTGATGGCTGCGGCTTCATTCCTTAAGATGCTCCCCGAGAAAATCTCGAACAACGGATGATCGTTCGGCATGGCCTGCAGCACGAGTTCGGGGCTCACACCCAGCTCGAAGATCTCCAGCTGCTCATGGGCGGGCCATTGCATGTGGATGTCCTCTTCCGGAAAAAACAGGTAATTATACTGATGCCGGTCGAGCGATGCCAGCTTGTCGGCCCCGCCTTGCGCGGAGTAACTTTTGCTGCCGCTCACCGTATAGCTCATCTGGAAAAAAGGCGTGGTATTGCGGATCACGATTTCGCCTGCGTTGCTGGAGCGTAGATTGTAATACCCGAAATTGATCCCGTCGGGGCTCAGCATTTCGTACACGGAACCGGTGTGCCCGTCCTGCGACAATTCGCGGCGGCGCTCACGGAACCCTCCGGTATTGTTGATATCGAACCGGCAGGAAGGAATGATATGTGCGGGTTGCGCAGGCAAATGGAGAAAATTGTTGTACCCGGCAATATTAAACCTTCATGCCAACAATTTACTGCGCAATCGGGAACGGCAAATGATCGGATCGGGAAAACCCGCATGGTTACGCAGTTTACCTTTTTTGTTTTTCCGTTTATGGTAAATTTTTTTCCGGAGATGAGCGAAATTCTTCCGGCTCAGGTAAGCATTTCTCCGCCGGAAATCACCCATCAGCCGGACCTTTGCATGCGATATGCATATTCAGCGATCCCTCCTGCTTCCGTGCCTCCTGGCATGCGCCGCCGCATCCGCCCAGGCGCCGCGCGCCGACTCGTCACCGGCCGTGCGCACCCTTCGTACCCATGAAGTCACCGACAATCCCCTTCGTAAATCCGATGATCTCATTACCATCGGCCAGCAAACGGCCCCCACGCTCGTGATTTCCCGCAAGTCCATAGAGCTGGCAGGCAGCCGGCGCCTCGACGAAGTACTGCGCGAACAAACCGGCATGGCTATCGTACCCGACCTGGGGAGCGGCAACCGCAGCGTGGGCATCCAGCTGCAGGGCTTCAGCTCCGAATATGTGCTCATCCTGATCGACGGCCAGCCCATGACCGGGCGCCTCGCCGGCAACTTCGACCTGTCGCGCATCGGTGTCGGCGACGTGGAGCGTATCGAGGTCATCAAAGGCGCGGCCAGCAGCCTGTACGGCTCCGAAGCCCTGGGAGGCGTGATCAATATCATCACCCGGCAAGCCGTGCGCAAAGCACAAGCTTCGGCAGGCCTCCGCTTCGGCACGTATCAGACCACCGACGCTAACCTCAGCGCCGAAATGCCCTTCAAAAACAACAAAGGCTTCGTTTCCGTGTCGGGAAATTTTTACAAAACCGATGGCTTCAACGCCAACACCGCATATCTGAAAGAAGGGAAAACATCGCCGCCGTACACGAGCTTTTCGGGACAGGCGCGCGGCCAGTGGCGCTTCAACGACCGCACGTCCCTGCAGGCGCGCGTACGCGCGGCGGGCCGCCAGTCGGAAATGTTCCGTTCCTACGGCGCCCAGCCTTTCCACGACAACCTCCGCGAAAAGGATATCAACGCCGGGCTGAACCTCCG
Above is a genomic segment from Chitinophaga pollutisoli containing:
- a CDS encoding HmuY family protein, producing the protein MKLRFLIIAVAVLIASCGKDSNDPPVPTGSPSTLISDLQADTGASVGEPGEGKEQRPFFSLIFSFSTKQSRLIKTTADSAQYLKNLDWDIAFTQEYNSYVVVNNGTYTGTPGAGGPGKGAMIIVEKPYDQVTEAPSDADFESKGVHGVGWDSGNGYGWFFYSLSNHICVPIKNRTFVLKTADGKFAKLALLNIYKGNPPVVTDLFWPAPFLTFKYFVQTDGSRKLNTSN
- a CDS encoding antibiotic biosynthesis monooxygenase — protein: MINHYVAINYITCNDDFKDRFEQMFATRAHAIDTMPGFINMHVLRPEKPGDAYLIVSYWESENAFREWMKSPAFTAGHQRGFDELAKAKAEGRPAPMSSDFKIYRIISE
- a CDS encoding alanyl-tRNA synthetase, translated to MKAPNKEAILKWLKRLGFWGFVFFLVKGLVWLAIFYWLAT
- a CDS encoding AraC family transcriptional regulator, producing the protein MPAQPAHIIPSCRFDINNTGGFRERRRELSQDGHTGSVYEMLSPDGINFGYYNLRSSNAGEIVIRNTTPFFQMSYTVSGSKSYSAQGGADKLASLDRHQYNYLFFPEEDIHMQWPAHEQLEIFELGVSPELVLQAMPNDHPLFEIFSGSILRNEAAAISAVNLPLQSSISTILYDMLHCPLEGRYKQLFLRAKTIELLAIQLAQYEQMAGLRPSESARTLRKEDVERMHMVRDIIASNIHSPCTLIDLAHQVGTNDAYLKSHFKQVFGTTVYGYLQGIKMAHARELLGQGKQVSEVAYLSGYKHTAHFTRAFKKYFGYAPGRIKGGDV